One Terriglobales bacterium DNA window includes the following coding sequences:
- a CDS encoding winged helix-turn-helix domain-containing protein has translation MLPNESRSNSEVVRFAEFEADLRTGELRRDGRLLKVQGKPFQVLSALLVRPGDLVTREELRQSLWPADTFVDFEHGLNTAINKVREALRDSASNPRFIETLPRRGYRFIGAVYSNSVAGVSPASHQTAAGDVDPPSHTSDELPKAPRTAARSLLLLIEFAYLVSYIAALHYLLWVRMLAKFSFGPVQALTVTSGIILWCAMGVPVRFYLLFALAFDYHLLGEKFRRLFPFLLVIDEFWSGMALFLVPTIGLGFGFALFVAAIYSPFAQRTLVRMGYH, from the coding sequence ATGCTGCCGAACGAGTCTCGATCGAATTCTGAGGTCGTCCGCTTCGCTGAGTTCGAAGCTGATTTGCGAACCGGGGAGCTGCGCCGTGATGGCCGTCTCTTAAAGGTGCAAGGCAAGCCGTTCCAGGTTCTCAGTGCTCTCCTGGTTCGGCCTGGAGATCTCGTGACGCGGGAAGAGCTGCGACAGAGTCTCTGGCCGGCAGATACCTTTGTTGATTTCGAGCATGGCCTGAATACCGCGATCAACAAAGTTCGCGAGGCGCTGCGAGATTCGGCCAGTAATCCTCGTTTTATCGAGACGCTGCCGCGACGTGGGTATCGTTTTATTGGAGCCGTCTACAGCAACTCCGTTGCGGGTGTCTCTCCGGCTTCTCATCAAACCGCCGCCGGCGATGTTGATCCGCCTTCGCATACCTCCGACGAACTGCCCAAAGCTCCGCGAACTGCTGCCCGCAGCTTACTGTTACTGATTGAGTTTGCGTATCTGGTTTCTTACATTGCGGCGCTGCACTATTTGCTGTGGGTGAGGATGCTGGCGAAGTTCAGTTTTGGTCCTGTGCAGGCACTGACAGTAACGTCCGGCATCATTCTCTGGTGTGCGATGGGAGTGCCGGTCCGTTTCTATTTACTCTTCGCACTTGCTTTCGATTACCACCTGCTCGGGGAGAAATTTCGTCGTCTGTTTCCATTCTTGCTCGTTATCGACGAGTTCTGGTCGGGGATGGCTCTGTTCCTGGTGCCGACCATCGGGCTGGGATTTGGATTTGCGCTGTTCGTTGCTGCGATCTACTCACCATTTGCGCAAAGGACACTGGTGCGCATGGGATATCACTAG
- a CDS encoding cation:dicarboxylase symporter family transporter gives MQRRSLSGIQIWAFAAAAFGTVAVILALISRLHTLPSALLFVSRWAVLVVLLVYASLRRSLMTWIFASMVIGGIVGYDFPHQAVSLEVITQIFLRLIKAIVAPLIFSTLVVGIAGHSDLKQVGRMGIKCLIYFEVITTLALVIGLAAINISKAGVGVHAPADQVAGPAVPQKQSASDLIVHIFPENIAKSVAEGQVLQVVVFAVIFALALGMLPEPKRRPLLTFFESLSETMFKFTNIVMYLAAPAVGAAIAYTIGQLGVNVLSNLARLLGTLYVALIVFLGGVLFPVALLARVPVRRFIRAVAEPAAIAFATSTSEAALPRAMESMEALGVPRQMVAFVIPTGYSFNLDGSTLYLTLASVFVAQAAGRSLEIGEQILLVLTLMLTSKGVAGVPRASLVILLATLGSFNLPLWPVYIILGIDALMDMARTTVNVIGNCLASVVIAKWEGEFGKESPSEVVVEAL, from the coding sequence ATGCAGCGTCGAAGCCTTTCCGGCATACAAATTTGGGCCTTTGCCGCCGCCGCTTTTGGCACAGTTGCAGTCATCCTCGCGCTGATCTCGCGCCTGCACACTTTACCCAGTGCCCTTCTTTTCGTTAGCCGCTGGGCAGTGCTTGTAGTGCTTCTCGTGTATGCGTCTTTACGTCGCTCGTTGATGACCTGGATTTTCGCTTCCATGGTGATCGGCGGGATTGTGGGCTACGATTTTCCGCATCAAGCAGTCAGCCTTGAAGTGATCACCCAGATATTCCTGCGTCTGATCAAAGCCATCGTTGCTCCTCTCATCTTCAGCACGCTGGTGGTTGGAATCGCCGGGCACTCTGACCTGAAGCAAGTGGGACGCATGGGCATAAAGTGCCTGATCTACTTCGAAGTGATCACAACGCTAGCGCTGGTGATTGGACTGGCTGCAATCAACATCAGCAAGGCAGGTGTTGGGGTCCACGCTCCCGCCGATCAGGTTGCGGGCCCTGCCGTTCCTCAGAAGCAGAGTGCGAGCGATTTGATTGTCCACATTTTTCCCGAGAACATCGCGAAATCGGTGGCCGAAGGACAAGTCCTGCAGGTGGTCGTCTTCGCAGTGATCTTTGCACTCGCTCTCGGCATGCTTCCCGAACCAAAGCGCCGCCCCTTGCTGACTTTCTTCGAGAGCCTCTCGGAAACAATGTTCAAGTTCACCAACATCGTCATGTACCTGGCAGCCCCGGCGGTCGGAGCCGCCATTGCTTACACCATTGGACAGCTCGGCGTGAATGTCCTCTCGAACTTAGCCAGGCTCCTTGGAACACTCTACGTTGCGCTGATTGTTTTTCTTGGTGGCGTGCTATTTCCCGTAGCTCTACTCGCACGCGTTCCAGTGCGGAGATTCATCCGCGCAGTTGCCGAGCCGGCGGCGATTGCCTTCGCCACGAGCACATCTGAAGCCGCGCTGCCACGCGCAATGGAATCGATGGAAGCCCTCGGAGTTCCGCGACAAATGGTCGCGTTCGTGATTCCCACCGGCTACAGTTTTAATCTCGACGGCAGCACGCTATATCTCACACTCGCCTCTGTGTTCGTCGCCCAGGCTGCGGGACGTTCCCTTGAAATCGGCGAACAGATTCTGCTCGTGCTTACGCTAATGCTCACCAGCAAAGGTGTGGCCGGCGTACCGCGTGCGAGCCTTGTGATCCTGCTGGCGACGCTCGGTAGCTTCAACCTACCCCTGTGGCCTGTGTATATCATTCTAGGAATCGATGCTCTCATGGACATGGCGAGGACAACGGTAAACGTGATCGGCAACTGCCTCGCCAGCGTCGTGATTGCAAAATGGGAAGGTGAATTCGGGAAGGAATCGCCGTCAGAGGTGGTGGTCGAGGCGTTGTGA
- a CDS encoding PLP-dependent aspartate aminotransferase family protein encodes MPVLTHPLLRAVLTSTTTRFQTAILDVMTKANPGFATRAIHVGQEPDPSTGAVTVPIFATSTYVQEEIGKNKGYEYARVSNPTRTRLEENLAALEGGASAHVFASGMAAITAMLTMMKSGDHIVCGSNVYGGVPRLFNQVLVNYGLEFTYVDTSQAKAVGQALRPNTKLVHIETPTNPLMTVTDIAAVAKVAHAHGAELSVDNTFMSPYFQKPIALGADIVMHSTTKFLNGHSDGLGGVLVCTKPKHKETFAFVQKCTGGILSPFECWLVLRGVKTLAVRMEQHDRNGRRVADFLNRHKKVKKVFYPGLSDHPQHELAKKQMSGFGSMITFETGSFDNAQKMLRKVRVCSLGESLGGVETLISHPATMTHAALGEQGRAAIGLTDGMVRISVGIEDIDDIIADLDQALAAI; translated from the coding sequence ATGCCTGTCCTCACCCACCCGCTACTGCGGGCGGTTCTGACTTCAACAACCACCCGATTCCAAACTGCTATCCTCGATGTAATGACGAAAGCAAATCCCGGTTTTGCCACTCGCGCCATCCACGTCGGACAGGAGCCCGATCCATCAACCGGCGCTGTCACCGTTCCCATATTCGCTACTTCCACCTACGTTCAAGAGGAAATCGGCAAAAACAAGGGATACGAATATGCCCGCGTCTCGAATCCAACGCGCACGCGTCTTGAAGAGAACTTGGCCGCCCTTGAAGGAGGAGCCTCGGCGCACGTCTTCGCCAGCGGCATGGCGGCGATCACGGCCATGCTGACGATGATGAAGTCCGGGGATCACATCGTATGCGGCTCGAACGTTTACGGCGGTGTGCCTCGACTGTTCAATCAAGTGCTGGTCAATTACGGACTGGAATTCACATACGTCGATACCTCGCAAGCCAAAGCCGTCGGGCAGGCACTCCGTCCCAATACGAAACTCGTACACATTGAGACGCCCACAAATCCGCTGATGACAGTAACCGATATCGCGGCTGTGGCGAAGGTTGCACACGCTCATGGAGCGGAGCTTTCCGTGGACAACACCTTCATGTCGCCGTATTTCCAAAAGCCGATCGCGCTAGGCGCCGATATTGTCATGCATTCGACGACGAAGTTCCTAAATGGCCACAGCGATGGTCTCGGAGGAGTGCTCGTCTGCACTAAGCCAAAGCACAAAGAGACCTTTGCATTCGTGCAGAAGTGCACTGGAGGAATTCTTTCACCATTCGAGTGCTGGCTCGTGCTGCGAGGCGTTAAGACTCTCGCCGTCCGCATGGAACAGCATGACAGGAATGGAAGACGAGTAGCCGATTTCCTGAATCGGCACAAGAAAGTGAAGAAGGTCTTCTATCCCGGACTTTCGGATCATCCTCAGCACGAGCTCGCCAAGAAACAAATGTCCGGCTTTGGCTCGATGATCACCTTCGAAACCGGTTCCTTCGACAATGCACAGAAAATGCTGCGCAAAGTACGTGTCTGCTCTCTCGGAGAGTCGCTCGGAGGAGTGGAAACCTTGATTTCTCATCCCGCCACCATGACCCACGCAGCGTTAGGTGAGCAGGGTCGCGCCGCGATCGGACTCACAGACGGCATGGTGCGCATCTCCGTCGGCATCGAAGACATTGATGACATCATTGCCGACCTGGATCAGGCTCTGGCAGCCATTTGA